AAATCCATGTCATAAACACTTTCATTTCAACGGTATAATTACCGCTGTTCCATACTCTTTAACGTAAAAAACTGCATATTTCAATTGTGAATTGTGCACTGTGAACTGTGAATTGACTTATATATCCAGCTGTTCTCCTTCAAGTCTCTTAGGTAAAAACAAAGAAAGCATCAGTGAAATTACATTTAAAATAATAAAACATATAAATAGCACATGTAATCCTGAATTTAAAGACTCTTTTACAAGTTCAGCGGAAAGATTATTGTTTAATGCTGGAGTATTATATAAATTACTAGGTTCTATACCTTGTATGTTTAGGTTTTCAAAATATTTTATTATACTAAAATTAAATATGCTTCCAAATACACTTATTCCTATCGTTTGACCCAAATTCCTCAAGAGGGTGTTAACTGCCACTGCTGCCCCCCTCGTAGAATACTCCACTGAATCCTGTATAACTATAGTCTGGGTGTTTAAATTACCTCCAAATCCAAAACCCAGTATTGATACCGCAAGTATTACTAGAATTAATGGAGAATTTACGTTAAATAGAGGTAATACCATACTTCCAATCAATAATATAATAGAACTTAATAAAACTATATTTCTTTTACTATATTTAGTTATATACTTTGCCAAAAACATTGAAGACATAAGCCAGGTAAGGGACATAGGTGCCATACAAAGACCTGAAATAGTGGCACTAAAGCTGAGCACATTTTGAATATATAAGACTACATACACATCCATTGCAATTAATACAGCGGATTGCAGAAAACCTAATATATTCACTATGGTACTTGATTTAGTAAATATCTCAAAGGGCATAACAGGTTCTTTTGCTTTTTTTTCTACAAAATAGAATATAACAAGAAGCACACCTGCCAATAAAACATATACAAGCACAAAGAGTATATTTCCACTTTCTTTCTTTTCTCCAGCCAAAAATCCATATAAAAAAAGTATAATAGAAATAGTTAAAATAAGTGTTCCAAAATAATCTATATGTACATCTCTTTTTTGAAAATTTTCTTTAAGGTTCCTTTGAATAAGCACCACAGATATTATTCCAAAGGGTATGTTTATAAAAAAAATCCAGTGCCAGGACAAAGTATCTATTAAAAATCCTCCCAAAAAAGGTCCTACCAGACTTGCAACTCCCCACACCGTACTTAGCCAGCCTTGAACTTTAGCCCTTCCAGTAACAGAAAATAAGTCTCCTATTATGGTGTAAGTTAATGTAAATATAGACCCTGCTCCTATTCCCTGGACAGCACGGGATGCTATAAGAAAATACATATTTTGAGAAAGCCCACATAAAAAGCTGCCTATTAGAAATATTATTATACCAAAAGTTAAAATATTTTTTCTGCCATATAAATCTGCTAACTTGCCATATATAGGAGTGGTAATGGTTGATGTAAGTAAATATGTAGAAAATACCCAGCTTATAAGGTGAAATCCATTTAAATTCTTTACTATAGTTGGCACAGCTGTAATTACAACGGTTCCCTCCACAGCTGCAAGAAACATAGCCACCATGCTGGCAATAATTATATTCCTCTTCTCTTTCTCTAAATTCATATTAAATTTCACTTCCTTCCAAATACCGTCAAGCACTCTCCAAAAAACTTCAGGTTCATTTACGATCCTGAAGTTTTCCATTGAATATATTTACTGTAAAAATTTATTCTACCTTAAGCTTCATCTTAATCCCAGAACCTATTTCCTCCACTGTAGGAAGTATTCCTTCAAACTGTTCTGGAATGTCCCCGTTGAGCTTATATTCTCCATCCCCGGCAGCTTCTTTATCTTTAAAAGCATATTGTACAATTAATTTTTCTCCATCTTTACAAAGAATTATACCTACAGAAGGGTTGTCTCTTTCTTCTTTAACTGAATCATCTACTATGGATAGATGGAATGTTAGAATTCCTAAATACTCAGGTTTAAACTTTCCTATTTTAAATTCAACAATTAAATAACATTTAAGCTTCAGATTGTAGAAAAGCAAATCCACATAATAATCAGAACCAGACAATTCTATGTGATACTTTTTCCCAACTAGTGCAAATCCTCGTTTTAACTCCAGAAAAAATTCTATCACATTTTTCATGAACTGTCCTTGAAAATACTTTTCTTTTACTTCATCGGAAATTTCCATGAAATCCAATAGGTATTCATCTTTTAATACATAAAAATAATTTTTTAACTCACTTTCATTCTCCAAATCATTTTCTTTTAAATCTATATCCTGTATAAAATGAGAATTATCTGAATTTAAGTCAGCACTTTTTTTTAACTTGATATCTTCATCAAAATCATTTTCCTCTATAATAATGCTCTTGCTTTCAATAGATTCCAAATCCTCATAACAGGTATCCTCTTTTAATGCTTCTTCCTCCTCACCTGTTATGCCATATTCCATGTCTATATTATTAATCAATTCTTCAATTGACCAACCTTTTTCCATAACCTTATTTATAAATTCTAATCTTTTATCTGAATCCTTTATTTTATGCATTATAATTATATTACAGGACCAATTTACCTTTGAAGCTATTTTATCTACCAAATCCTGCGAACCGTATTCTCTGGCAAAGGCAGCCATATTCCTTAAATTCTTCTCTGTAAAACTCAAGTTCCCAGGGAATTTAAGCTTAAGGTAACCTGCCGAGATATTTATAAATTCTATCCCACAACCTTCATCATCCTTGGCTAAAATTAAATTTCCAATTTCCCAGTACAACCTAAACATATTTTTACTTATATCTTTATAGGCCATATTTTTAGAAAGAATTATATCCATATTTAAATGTTCAAGGAGTGCTCCTATATCATTATGGTTATTATGATACTCCAACATGCAAAACCACCTCATAACTCCTATTGTTTATGTATCTTATTTTCACCTTAGCAATTGCATAATAATATTATAAGGTAAAATCTACAATATTTCTACTAAAATTAATAGTATTTATTTTGGTATATTTAATTGAAGATCACATTGTATGATATTACTACATTATGTTTATTCTTTAAAATTAATACTTTTCACATATCTATCCTGTCCTATTATAGTATTTTTAAATATATTTTTAGCATTTTCTATATAGGCTTGTGGTTCAATCATTGAAGGACTAAAGTGGGTAAGCCATAGTTCTTCTACCTCTGCCTCTTTAGCAATAACTGCCGCTTCCGAAAAAATCATATGCTTATATGAAATAGCTTTATGCTTTTTTTCATCATCTCCATACATTCCTTCACATATAAAAATATCAGATTCCTTTACAAATTCAACCAACTCCCTACCGGGTCTTGAATCTGTACAATAGGATATTTTTAATCCTCTACGACCATGTCCAAGCACCATATCAGGTGTATACAATTTATCCCCTTGTTTTATTTCTTCTCCCTTTTGAAGTTTACTCCAGAAAATCAACGGTACTTTATTTTTTAAGGCCTTCTCCCTATAGAATTTTCTATTTCTCTGTACATCTATTGAATATGCAAAACAAGGTATTCCATGATCTACAGATAATATATTTATATTAAAGTATCCTATTTTTTGAAAATACTTCTCTTTTCCATGAAGTTCAACTAGCTCTATACTATAGGGAAGTACTGGTGCTATTACTTTAAGACCCGTAACAATTTTTATTAATCCATAAGGTCCTATTATAGTTATAGGCTCTAATCTTCCTGAATTTGCTATGGTAAGCAGTAGTCCCGGAAGTCCTGCTATATGATCTGCATGAAAATGTGTAAATAAAATCACGTCTATATTTCTAATTTTCCATCCCAATATTTTTAAACTTACCTGCGTACCTTCACCGCAATCTATAAGCAACTTTCTTCCTTGGTAGGAAACTATCATAGCTGTAAGATTTCTGCCCGGTATAGGCATACTTCCTCCACATCCTAACAAGCACACATCCAACATAATTTCCAGTCTATCCTCTCTTTCAACTCAATATTATAATATCCGTCTTATTGTATATTAAACAATTAAAGCTGCAGATATACCTGCAGCTTATGTTACATATTATTAATTTTAACTATTATCCATATATAAAATTTTATAAAAATTAATTTTAAAATCTATGCACTTAATATTAAATCATCAATTTTACAGCCAAGTATTTTTGCAATTACAGCAACTTTTTCAAGGCTCGGATTTTTCTTATCCCCTCTCTCCAGTTCTTCTAAATAAGATTTTGAGATTGAAGTTTTAAATTTGGTATTTCTAGTAATATTTTGGATATCCTGAGTAGTATATCCTAAACTTACCCTTATATCACGAATTTTTTTTCCGTTTAACATAAGAAAACCCCCTAATTTAATATTAACTTTTATATTTTTAATTATACTACTTTTTAATAGAAAATTACAATTAAATTTTGTTTTTAGTCATATCTCAAAATCACATCATTTGTTATCAAGTATTGAATTTTTTCAATGTGTGAAGAAGATTGCTGGCCTTTGATGCATTTTCTACAGTAAACATTGCTATGGATTTATTCTCATTTTCTATTCTTTCTATATTATCAGATATATTTATGGAAGTTTCTGTACACTGATTTGCAGAATATACTATTGAATCCATTATTTCACTAATTTCTACAGATGAGCTGTTCACATTTTCCGTCAATTCAGAGAATATCTGTATCACAGACTCAAATTTTCTGCCATCTTCTTCATATTCATTACTTATGTCTATAACTTTTTCATAGTCTGACAGAATATTATTCTCTATCATCTTTAACATTCCCTCTGCTGAATCCGACAGTTCTACTACAGATAATAAAATATCTTTTATATTGTCCTGTATGGTATTTACCATATCAGAGGACTGTACAGCAAGCTTTCCCACCTCTTCTGCCACTACCATAAATCCTCTTCCATATTCTCCTGCTTTTACAGATTCAATACGGGCATTTAAAGCCAACAAATTTATATTTTTTGATATATGTTTTATTTTTTCTGCCACTTTTGAAATAGTACTTACAACTTTAACCGCTTCTAATGACTTTTTCAATTTTTCACTGGATTTAACATAATAATCTTCTAAATTACGTTTTGACTCTTCTGTATCCTTTTTAATATTTGCAGCTTTTTCCTTTATACTCTCTATAAGGATCATTCCTCCATTAACTTCTTTTACTATGCCATGTATTTTATC
This genomic interval from Clostridium kluyveri contains the following:
- a CDS encoding MFS transporter; the encoded protein is MNLEKEKRNIIIASMVAMFLAAVEGTVVITAVPTIVKNLNGFHLISWVFSTYLLTSTITTPIYGKLADLYGRKNILTFGIIIFLIGSFLCGLSQNMYFLIASRAVQGIGAGSIFTLTYTIIGDLFSVTGRAKVQGWLSTVWGVASLVGPFLGGFLIDTLSWHWIFFINIPFGIISVVLIQRNLKENFQKRDVHIDYFGTLILTISIILFLYGFLAGEKKESGNILFVLVYVLLAGVLLVIFYFVEKKAKEPVMPFEIFTKSSTIVNILGFLQSAVLIAMDVYVVLYIQNVLSFSATISGLCMAPMSLTWLMSSMFLAKYITKYSKRNIVLLSSIILLIGSMVLPLFNVNSPLILVILAVSILGFGFGGNLNTQTIVIQDSVEYSTRGAAVAVNTLLRNLGQTIGISVFGSIFNFSIIKYFENLNIQGIEPSNLYNTPALNNNLSAELVKESLNSGLHVLFICFIILNVISLMLSLFLPKRLEGEQLDI
- a CDS encoding PDDEXK nuclease domain-containing protein; the encoded protein is MLEYHNNHNDIGALLEHLNMDIILSKNMAYKDISKNMFRLYWEIGNLILAKDDEGCGIEFINISAGYLKLKFPGNLSFTEKNLRNMAAFAREYGSQDLVDKIASKVNWSCNIIIMHKIKDSDKRLEFINKVMEKGWSIEELINNIDMEYGITGEEEEALKEDTCYEDLESIESKSIIIEENDFDEDIKLKKSADLNSDNSHFIQDIDLKENDLENESELKNYFYVLKDEYLLDFMEISDEVKEKYFQGQFMKNVIEFFLELKRGFALVGKKYHIELSGSDYYVDLLFYNLKLKCYLIVEFKIGKFKPEYLGILTFHLSIVDDSVKEERDNPSVGIILCKDGEKLIVQYAFKDKEAAGDGEYKLNGDIPEQFEGILPTVEEIGSGIKMKLKVE
- a CDS encoding ribonuclease Z, translated to MLDVCLLGCGGSMPIPGRNLTAMIVSYQGRKLLIDCGEGTQVSLKILGWKIRNIDVILFTHFHADHIAGLPGLLLTIANSGRLEPITIIGPYGLIKIVTGLKVIAPVLPYSIELVELHGKEKYFQKIGYFNINILSVDHGIPCFAYSIDVQRNRKFYREKALKNKVPLIFWSKLQKGEEIKQGDKLYTPDMVLGHGRRGLKISYCTDSRPGRELVEFVKESDIFICEGMYGDDEKKHKAISYKHMIFSEAAVIAKEAEVEELWLTHFSPSMIEPQAYIENAKNIFKNTIIGQDRYVKSINFKE
- a CDS encoding helix-turn-helix domain-containing protein, whose protein sequence is MLNGKKIRDIRVSLGYTTQDIQNITRNTKFKTSISKSYLEELERGDKKNPSLEKVAVIAKILGCKIDDLILSA